A genome region from Myxococcales bacterium includes the following:
- a CDS encoding choice-of-anchor D domain-containing protein — MRQLAVLTTLFALAASSCDDSSTAIIDAAGADSRGADASAVGPLDLPRSIDLGAGDCGGMAQAMVTLTNPAGAADVAISFASSDPAFAVTPAAVTILAGTSTTFTVTAQVPATAIAGAPLTAMLTVTTDIPGHTTESVTATATTRGAQIGISPPSINFGDVPLGTNSTLSFVVSNTGNGATNLGFRPLSNPDFTITFGTNGFADLLPGALVSGSVRYAPTGTGADLEVVPLELGGGPRCGTPPSTLRLSGSGSTTGGVLVSGAIDFGDVACGATSTDTQSITINNTSSITATFTATLPVEVDGDHLRYTVTPASGTVAPGTMATLTVTRLAIATPFAPRVVDAVVRVVANGVPTDVPVRHTQRGPFLTTSAVGQVDFGFQQSGSTTDAPIRVTNGGNGPATLAIVATGDFASALPATIAAGAFADGALRYNPPAGAPVTATITIDAVGACSGPISIPVAGGDGPFPVITPAATFATCPPPAALTTNLSVNNIGTQPLSMNCVEDVSGGPSGLTPVVTPNPIMAPAGGSAFATIDHGPGPGGAGAVTATLACTTNEPLTNQRTTTLTRTLDGAELVLTAPVPLDFVCFVSDTKGWSTRNDGTQSASLSPVTDIGIPLSLIFDFSTVDPASETFHTITAYGGSGAPFRLAGSGDPCINATGSGGLIFAGTVGVDVGSGSGGACSVTPPTLPVRLFDYVGSAH; from the coding sequence ATGCGCCAGCTCGCCGTACTCACCACGCTCTTCGCGCTCGCCGCCAGTTCATGCGACGACTCGTCGACGGCGATCATCGACGCGGCTGGTGCCGACAGCCGCGGCGCGGATGCGTCGGCGGTCGGCCCGCTGGACCTGCCACGCTCGATCGATCTGGGGGCGGGTGACTGCGGCGGCATGGCCCAGGCGATGGTCACGCTGACCAACCCCGCGGGCGCTGCCGACGTGGCGATCTCGTTCGCGTCCTCGGATCCGGCGTTCGCGGTGACGCCGGCGGCGGTGACGATCCTCGCGGGCACCTCGACCACGTTCACGGTCACGGCCCAGGTGCCGGCCACCGCCATCGCCGGCGCACCGCTGACGGCGATGCTCACGGTGACGACCGACATCCCGGGCCACACGACCGAGAGCGTCACCGCGACCGCGACTACGCGCGGCGCCCAGATCGGCATCAGCCCGCCGTCGATCAACTTCGGCGACGTCCCGCTGGGTACGAACTCGACCCTGTCGTTCGTGGTGTCGAACACCGGCAATGGCGCCACCAACCTGGGGTTCCGGCCGCTGTCCAACCCCGACTTCACGATCACCTTCGGCACCAACGGCTTCGCTGATCTGCTGCCGGGCGCGCTGGTGTCCGGCTCCGTCCGCTACGCACCGACCGGCACCGGCGCGGATCTCGAGGTGGTCCCGCTCGAGCTCGGGGGCGGTCCGCGCTGCGGCACGCCGCCGTCGACGCTGCGGCTGTCGGGCTCCGGCTCGACCACCGGCGGAGTGCTGGTGTCGGGAGCGATCGATTTCGGCGACGTCGCGTGCGGGGCGACCTCGACCGACACTCAATCGATCACGATCAACAACACCAGCTCGATCACCGCCACCTTCACGGCGACGCTGCCGGTCGAGGTCGACGGCGATCACCTGCGCTACACCGTGACGCCCGCCAGCGGCACCGTCGCGCCGGGCACGATGGCGACCCTGACCGTCACGCGGCTGGCGATCGCGACGCCGTTCGCACCGCGGGTCGTCGACGCGGTGGTCCGGGTCGTGGCCAACGGTGTCCCCACCGACGTGCCGGTGCGTCACACCCAGCGCGGACCATTCCTCACGACCAGCGCCGTCGGTCAAGTCGACTTCGGCTTTCAGCAGTCGGGCTCCACCACCGACGCGCCGATCCGCGTGACCAACGGCGGCAACGGTCCCGCGACCCTGGCCATCGTAGCGACGGGCGACTTCGCGAGCGCCCTGCCTGCGACGATCGCGGCTGGCGCGTTCGCCGACGGGGCCCTGCGGTACAACCCGCCCGCGGGCGCGCCGGTCACCGCGACGATCACGATCGACGCCGTCGGCGCGTGCTCGGGGCCGATCTCGATCCCGGTGGCTGGCGGCGATGGGCCGTTCCCCGTGATCACCCCGGCCGCGACGTTCGCGACGTGCCCGCCCCCGGCGGCGTTGACGACCAACCTGTCGGTGAACAACATCGGCACGCAGCCGCTGTCGATGAACTGCGTTGAAGACGTCAGCGGAGGTCCGTCGGGCCTGACCCCCGTCGTCACGCCCAACCCGATCATGGCGCCGGCAGGCGGCAGCGCGTTCGCGACGATCGATCACGGCCCTGGCCCGGGCGGCGCCGGCGCGGTCACCGCGACCCTGGCCTGCACGACCAACGAGCCGCTCACCAACCAGCGCACGACCACCCTGACGCGCACGCTCGACGGCGCCGAGCTCGTGCTGACGGCGCCGGTGCCGCTCGACTTCGTGTGCTTCGTGTCCGACACCAAGGGCTGGTCGACCCGCAACGACGGCACCCAGAGCGCGTCGCTCTCGCCGGTGACCGACATCGGCATCCCGCTGTCGCTCATCTTCGACTTCTCGACGGTCGACCCGGCCAGCGAGACCTTCCACACGATCACCGCGTACGGCGGCTCGGGCGCGCCGTTCCGACTGGCCGGCAGCGGCGACCCGTGCATCAACGCCACTGGCTCGGGCGGGCTGATCTTCGCAGGCACCGTCGGCGTCGACGTCGGCTCTGGTTCGGGCGGGGCGTGCTCGGTGACGCCGCCCACCCTGCCGGTGCGGCTGTTCGACTACGTCGGCTCGGCGCACTAG
- a CDS encoding FAD binding domain-containing protein — MTAYLRPRDDQHALELRAAHPDYLVLAGGTDLLVSAHHKRVPGGVLDVAGRFDGVALTDDGVRIGAGTTWRTIATSAELAAGWSILPAAAQEVGALQIQNRGTIGGNLATSSPVGDGLPVLLALDATIELASVRGARAVPYREFCTGYRTTALGADELIVAVTVPRPAPGTYLGWRKVGTRAAQSISKVMAAAAITIADDRIAAVRFGVGAVADRPIRALAAEAAALGQPANAATAVAVAAAVRAAIKPIDDVRSTAIYRLEIAGTLLARFVENAGRG; from the coding sequence CCTGGTCCTGGCCGGCGGCACTGATCTGCTGGTCAGCGCGCATCACAAGCGGGTGCCCGGCGGCGTGCTTGACGTGGCCGGGCGGTTCGACGGCGTCGCGCTGACCGACGACGGCGTGCGGATCGGCGCCGGCACCACCTGGCGGACGATCGCGACCTCGGCCGAGCTGGCCGCGGGCTGGTCGATCCTGCCGGCGGCGGCACAGGAGGTCGGGGCGCTGCAGATCCAGAACCGCGGCACGATCGGCGGCAACCTCGCGACGTCGTCGCCGGTCGGCGACGGCCTGCCGGTGCTGCTCGCGCTCGACGCGACCATCGAGCTGGCGTCGGTGCGCGGCGCGCGCGCGGTGCCGTACCGCGAGTTCTGCACCGGCTACCGCACCACCGCGCTCGGGGCCGACGAGCTGATCGTCGCGGTGACCGTGCCGCGGCCGGCCCCCGGCACCTACCTGGGCTGGCGCAAGGTCGGCACCCGGGCCGCGCAGTCGATCTCCAAGGTGATGGCCGCCGCCGCGATCACGATCGCCGACGATCGCATCGCCGCGGTCCGGTTCGGTGTCGGCGCGGTCGCGGATCGGCCGATCCGGGCGCTCGCCGCAGAGGCCGCGGCGCTCGGGCAGCCGGCGAACGCCGCCACCGCCGTCGCCGTCGCCGCCGCGGTGCGCGCGGCGATCAAGCCGATCGACGACGTGCGCTCGACCGCGATCTACCGGCTCGAGATCGCGGGGACGCTGCTGGCACGCTTCGTCGAGAACGCCGGGCGAGGGTAG